Proteins from a genomic interval of Thermoanaerobacterium thermosaccharolyticum DSM 571:
- the nifJ gene encoding pyruvate:ferredoxin (flavodoxin) oxidoreductase: MSKVMKTMDGNTAAAHVAYAFTEVAAIYPITPSSPMAEHVDEWSAHGRKNLFGQEVKVIEMQSEAGAAGAVHGSLAAGALTTTFTASQGLLLMIPNMYKIAGELLPGVFHVSARALASHALSIFGDHQDVMACRQTGFALLASGSVQEVMDLGSIAHLSAIKGRVPFLHFFDGFRTSHEYQKIEVMDYEDLRKLLDMDAVRAFKKRALNPEHPVTRGTAQNPDIYFQEREASNRYYNAIPEIVEYYMNEISKITGREYKLFNYYGAPDAERIIVAMGSVTETIEETIDYLMKKGEKVGVVKVHLYRPFSFKHFLNAIPKTVKKIAVLDRTKEAGAFGEPLYEDVRAAFYDSELRPVIVGGRYGLGSKDTTPAQILAVFDNLKSDAPKNNFTIGIVDDVTHTSLPVGEEIETTPEGTISCKFWGFGSDGTVGANKSAIQIIGDNTDMYAQAYFAYDSKKSGGVTISHLRFGKKPIRSTYLINNADFVACHKQAYVYNYDVLAGLKKGGTFLLNCTWKPEELDEKLPASMKRYIAKNNIKFYIINAVDIAKELGLGARINMIMQSAFFKLANIIPIEDAVKHLKEAIVKSYGHKGEKIVNMNYAAVDRGIDALVKVDVPASWADAQDEVKETRNVPDFIKNIADVMNRQEGDKLPVSAFVGMEDGTFPMGTAAYEKRGIAVDVPEWQIDNCIQCNQCAYVCPHAAIRPFLLNEEEVKNAPEGFTSKKAIGKGLEGLNFRIQVSVLDCTGCGVCANTCPSKEKALVMKPLETQLDQAKNWEYAMSLSHKENPLGTDTVKGSQFEQPLLEFSGACAGCGETPYARLVTQLFGDRMLIANATGCSSIWGGSAPSTPYTVNKDGHGPAWANSLFEDNAEFGFGMALAVKQQREKLADIVKEALELDLTQDLKNALKLWLDNFNSSEITKKTANIIVSLIQDYSTNDTKIKEVLNEILDRKEYLVKKSQWIFGGDGWAYDIGFGGLDHVLASGEDVNVLVFDTEVYSNTGGQSSKATPVGAVAQFAAAGKAIGKKDLGRIAMSYGYVYVAQVAMGANQAQLIKALKEAESYPGPSLIIAYAPCINHGIKSGMGCSQIEEKKAVEAGYWHLYRYNPLLKAEGKNPFILDSKAPTASYKEFIMGEVRYSSLAKTFPDRAEALFEKAEELAKEKYETYEKLAKQD, translated from the coding sequence ATGTCGAAGGTTATGAAAACCATGGATGGCAATACAGCCGCTGCACATGTGGCATATGCTTTCACAGAAGTAGCTGCCATCTATCCGATAACTCCATCATCACCTATGGCAGAACATGTTGATGAGTGGAGTGCCCATGGTAGAAAGAATTTATTTGGGCAAGAAGTAAAAGTTATAGAGATGCAGTCAGAAGCAGGTGCTGCTGGTGCAGTTCATGGATCTCTTGCTGCTGGTGCATTAACAACAACATTCACAGCATCGCAAGGCTTATTATTAATGATTCCTAATATGTATAAAATTGCTGGTGAGCTTTTGCCAGGCGTATTCCATGTTAGTGCTCGTGCACTTGCATCACACGCACTGTCTATTTTTGGAGACCATCAGGATGTTATGGCTTGTAGGCAAACAGGATTTGCTCTACTTGCATCTGGCAGTGTTCAAGAAGTAATGGATTTAGGCTCCATTGCACATTTATCAGCTATAAAAGGTAGAGTGCCATTTTTGCATTTCTTTGACGGATTTAGGACATCCCATGAGTATCAGAAAATTGAAGTAATGGATTATGAGGATTTAAGAAAGCTTCTAGATATGGATGCTGTAAGAGCATTCAAAAAAAGAGCATTAAATCCAGAGCATCCCGTAACGAGAGGAACAGCTCAAAACCCTGATATCTACTTCCAAGAAAGAGAAGCATCAAATAGGTACTATAATGCTATTCCTGAAATAGTAGAATACTACATGAATGAAATAAGCAAGATAACTGGCAGAGAGTACAAATTGTTCAACTACTATGGCGCACCAGATGCTGAACGCATTATAGTAGCGATGGGATCCGTAACAGAGACAATTGAAGAGACAATCGATTATTTGATGAAGAAGGGCGAAAAAGTAGGTGTTGTAAAAGTACATCTGTACAGGCCATTCTCATTCAAGCATTTCTTAAATGCAATACCAAAGACAGTAAAGAAAATTGCTGTATTGGATAGGACAAAAGAAGCAGGTGCTTTTGGCGAACCTCTTTACGAAGACGTAAGAGCAGCTTTCTACGATAGTGAGTTAAGACCTGTAATTGTAGGCGGACGTTATGGACTTGGTTCAAAAGACACGACACCAGCTCAGATATTGGCTGTATTTGACAACTTAAAATCTGACGCACCGAAAAACAACTTCACAATAGGTATAGTTGACGATGTTACACATACATCACTTCCTGTCGGTGAAGAAATTGAAACAACACCAGAAGGTACGATAAGCTGCAAATTCTGGGGATTTGGCTCAGACGGAACAGTCGGTGCAAACAAGAGCGCTATACAGATTATCGGCGACAACACTGATATGTATGCGCAAGCTTATTTTGCATATGACTCAAAGAAATCAGGCGGTGTAACAATATCACACCTGCGTTTTGGTAAGAAGCCAATAAGATCAACATACCTTATAAACAATGCTGACTTTGTAGCATGCCATAAACAAGCATATGTATATAATTATGATGTTCTTGCTGGACTTAAGAAAGGCGGTACTTTCTTATTAAACTGCACATGGAAGCCAGAAGAACTTGATGAAAAATTACCTGCGTCCATGAAGAGATACATCGCTAAAAATAACATCAAATTCTACATCATAAATGCTGTTGACATAGCTAAAGAATTAGGTCTTGGAGCTAGAATAAACATGATAATGCAATCCGCATTCTTCAAGCTTGCAAATATCATCCCTATAGAAGACGCAGTAAAACACTTAAAAGAGGCTATTGTTAAATCATACGGTCATAAAGGCGAAAAGATAGTAAACATGAACTATGCGGCTGTTGATCGTGGAATAGATGCACTTGTAAAAGTTGATGTTCCAGCGTCATGGGCGGATGCTCAAGATGAAGTCAAAGAAACAAGAAATGTACCAGACTTTATCAAAAATATAGCAGATGTAATGAATAGACAAGAAGGAGATAAACTGCCTGTAAGTGCATTCGTCGGCATGGAAGATGGTACATTCCCGATGGGTACAGCAGCTTATGAAAAACGCGGCATCGCAGTAGATGTACCTGAATGGCAGATAGACAACTGCATACAGTGCAATCAATGTGCATATGTATGTCCACACGCAGCAATAAGACCATTCCTTCTAAATGAAGAAGAAGTAAAAAATGCACCTGAAGGATTTACTTCAAAGAAAGCAATAGGAAAAGGGTTAGAAGGTCTGAACTTCAGAATTCAGGTAAGTGTGCTTGACTGTACAGGGTGCGGCGTCTGCGCAAATACATGTCCTTCAAAAGAAAAGGCACTTGTTATGAAGCCACTTGAGACACAATTAGATCAAGCAAAGAATTGGGAATACGCTATGTCTCTCTCACATAAAGAAAATCCACTGGGTACAGACACCGTAAAAGGAAGCCAGTTTGAACAGCCATTACTGGAGTTCTCAGGTGCTTGTGCAGGATGCGGTGAAACGCCATATGCAAGACTTGTAACACAGCTATTTGGCGATAGGATGCTCATTGCAAATGCTACAGGTTGCTCATCAATATGGGGTGGCAGTGCTCCATCTACACCATACACCGTAAACAAAGACGGTCATGGTCCGGCATGGGCAAACTCTCTCTTTGAAGATAATGCCGAATTCGGTTTTGGTATGGCGTTAGCTGTAAAGCAGCAAAGAGAAAAACTTGCTGATATAGTAAAAGAAGCATTAGAATTAGATTTAACACAAGACTTAAAGAATGCCCTTAAGTTATGGCTCGACAATTTCAATAGCTCAGAAATAACAAAGAAAACAGCAAATATAATAGTTTCTTTAATACAGGACTACAGCACAAATGATACAAAGATTAAAGAAGTATTAAATGAAATACTTGATAGAAAAGAATACTTGGTTAAGAAGTCACAATGGATATTTGGCGGTGACGGTTGGGCATATGATATAGGTTTCGGTGGACTTGACCATGTACTTGCATCTGGTGAAGATGTAAATGTGCTTGTATTTGATACAGAAGTATATTCAAATACTGGTGGACAGTCATCAAAAGCAACACCTGTAGGTGCTGTTGCACAATTTGCTGCAGCTGGTAAAGCAATCGGTAAGAAGGATCTAGGACGTATTGCTATGAGCTACGGATATGTTTATGTTGCACAAGTTGCTATGGGTGCAAATCAGGCACAGCTCATAAAGGCATTAAAAGAAGCTGAAAGCTATCCTGGTCCATCACTTATAATAGCTTATGCACCATGTATAAACCATGGTATTAAGTCTGGCATGGGCTGCAGTCAAATTGAAGAAAAGAAAGCTGTAGAGGCTGGTTACTGGCATCTATATAGGTACAATCCTCTACTTAAAGCTGAAGGCAAGAATCCATTCATTCTTGACTCAAAAGCTCCAACAGCATCATACAAAGAATTTATCATGGGTGAAGTTCGTTATTCATCGCTTGCTAAGACATTCCCTGACAGAGCAGAAGCCCTCTTTGAAAAAGCTGAAGAACTTGCAAAAGAAAAATACGAGACATACGAAAAACTTGCAAAACAAGACTAA
- a CDS encoding VIT1/CCC1 transporter family protein, whose product MGALDKAKKFYYDEFEAKQLYSYLAKVESKKEIREIFEELAKIEAKHTKFWYTFLSDRGVKVSSRIHNRSLWFYKVLRTLLGSKLFIILLEMKESNSTDEYYSYYKDPILTEKERQMLSQIIEDEFEHEKNLGKQNKEVNFSNIRDFILGMNDGLVEILGTVTGLSAVYQNKPLVVGTSGLVVGIAGALSMAIGAYTSVRSQRQVNEGIKNKMELLFNVSKDRAKEELLNKLNDSGIPDDVSREVVEKLSDNENTMANLLVEEVKENEIKSALYTGLAYLAGLIFPVIPYFFITSSSLIALVFSVVFAAIALSIVGAVVSIASESLSIKSKMMEMVLSGIGAAVLSYLFGTIVQLVFGINA is encoded by the coding sequence ATGGGCGCACTAGATAAAGCAAAAAAATTTTACTACGATGAATTTGAAGCAAAACAGCTTTATTCTTACTTGGCAAAAGTAGAATCTAAAAAAGAAATACGCGAAATATTTGAGGAACTTGCAAAAATTGAAGCAAAGCATACAAAATTTTGGTACACATTTTTAAGCGATAGAGGTGTAAAAGTCAGCTCTAGAATACACAACCGCAGTTTGTGGTTTTATAAAGTATTAAGGACATTGCTGGGAAGCAAACTTTTTATAATTCTTTTAGAGATGAAAGAATCAAACAGCACTGATGAATACTATAGCTATTACAAAGATCCTATATTAACCGAAAAAGAACGCCAGATGCTTTCCCAAATAATAGAAGATGAATTTGAGCATGAAAAAAATCTAGGAAAACAAAATAAAGAAGTCAACTTTTCAAATATACGGGATTTCATACTGGGCATGAATGATGGACTTGTAGAAATACTGGGAACTGTAACAGGGCTTTCTGCCGTATATCAAAATAAGCCGCTGGTTGTTGGCACATCAGGTCTTGTTGTAGGAATAGCAGGTGCTTTATCTATGGCTATTGGAGCATACACATCCGTCAGGTCACAGAGGCAAGTCAATGAAGGCATAAAAAACAAAATGGAGCTTTTATTTAATGTATCAAAAGACAGAGCAAAAGAAGAGCTTCTAAACAAGTTAAATGATTCAGGCATACCCGATGACGTAAGCAGAGAGGTTGTTGAAAAGCTTAGCGACAACGAAAATACAATGGCAAACTTGCTTGTGGAAGAAGTAAAAGAAAATGAAATAAAATCGGCTTTATACACAGGACTTGCGTACTTGGCAGGACTTATATTCCCTGTTATACCTTACTTCTTTATCACGTCGTCATCGCTTATAGCTTTAGTATTTTCCGTAGTGTTTGCAGCTATTGCTCTATCAATTGTAGGTGCAGTTGTCTCAATTGCTTCAGAGAGTTTATCCATTAAGAGTAAAATGATGGAAATGGTATTGTCAGGAATCGGTGCTGCTGTGCTGTCGTATCTATTTGGAACAATTGTACAGCTTGTATTTGGCATTAATGCATAA
- a CDS encoding FMN-binding protein: MKTSKKILSIILILIFVLSLVSCKTTTKSSTQKPKPQTTPKTSYKDGTYTGAGPKWSKGSENATVVIKGGKITSITLRRLDNSGKEINYDKWTGKKDPQTGKVYPNLKKFRVDMANEMIKKQTYNVDTIAGATETTTNWKIAVKNALEKAKK, from the coding sequence ATGAAAACATCAAAAAAAATACTATCAATCATTTTAATATTAATTTTTGTATTAAGTCTCGTATCTTGTAAGACTACGACAAAATCTTCAACGCAAAAGCCTAAACCTCAAACGACACCTAAAACATCGTACAAAGATGGTACATATACTGGAGCCGGGCCAAAATGGTCTAAAGGTAGCGAAAATGCAACAGTAGTTATAAAGGGCGGCAAAATAACAAGCATAACTTTAAGAAGACTAGATAATAGCGGAAAAGAAATCAACTATGATAAGTGGACCGGCAAAAAAGACCCACAAACTGGTAAAGTCTATCCAAATTTAAAAAAATTCAGAGTAGATATGGCAAATGAAATGATTAAAAAACAAACCTACAATGTAGATACTATAGCAGGCGCGACAGAAACGACTACAAACTGGAAAATAGCTGTTAAAAATGCCCTTGAAAAAGCCAAAAAGTAA
- a CDS encoding AEC family transporter, translating to MVFLKGIESILPIVFIIIIGYVLAMKKWFDEDASELFSKLVVKISLPALMFYTVVENLQKNQLLHMILGLIAAFVSIFASYTIAYFLVIFLKLDRKKIGLFSAIFAFSNTIFVGLPINQALFGNKAVPYVLLYYVANTTLFWTMGLYNIRKDVESSQGNFSLYQAFKKIFSPPLLGYLMGIFFILIGFKTPQFIADTAKYIGQLTTPLSMIFIGISIYLTDLKDFKFDNTVVFLLLGRSIITPLITILVLHFFKLNVLMEKVFVIQSALPVMTQIAIVAHAYNSDQKYPSIMIAATNLLSLFVVPLYMYITSELF from the coding sequence TTGGTTTTCTTAAAGGGTATTGAAAGTATTTTGCCTATAGTCTTTATAATTATAATCGGATACGTACTTGCAATGAAAAAATGGTTTGACGAAGACGCATCTGAATTATTTTCGAAACTTGTAGTAAAAATTTCGCTCCCTGCTCTAATGTTTTATACAGTGGTTGAAAACCTCCAAAAGAATCAACTATTACATATGATATTAGGTTTAATTGCTGCCTTTGTAAGCATTTTTGCATCATATACTATTGCGTATTTCTTAGTCATATTTCTTAAATTAGACAGAAAAAAAATCGGTTTATTTTCTGCAATATTTGCTTTTTCTAATACGATATTCGTTGGACTTCCTATAAATCAGGCTCTCTTTGGAAATAAAGCAGTACCATATGTGCTTCTATACTACGTTGCAAACACCACACTATTTTGGACGATGGGGCTTTACAACATAAGAAAGGATGTAGAAAGTTCTCAAGGAAATTTCTCTCTATATCAGGCTTTTAAGAAAATCTTCTCTCCTCCCCTTTTAGGTTACCTGATGGGGATATTTTTCATTCTAATAGGATTCAAGACACCACAATTCATTGCAGATACAGCTAAATACATCGGACAACTGACGACACCCCTTTCAATGATCTTCATCGGCATATCAATATACCTTACAGACTTAAAAGATTTTAAATTCGACAACACTGTTGTATTCTTGCTTTTAGGAAGGTCTATAATAACACCGTTAATCACAATACTGGTACTTCACTTTTTTAAGCTTAACGTATTGATGGAAAAAGTATTTGTAATTCAAAGTGCGCTTCCTGTAATGACGCAAATTGCAATTGTAGCACATGCCTACAATAGCGATCAAAAGTATCCATCGATTATGATAGCCGCAACAAATCTATTAAGCTTATTTGTAGTCCCACTTTACATGTACATAACAAGTGAGTTGTTTTAG
- a CDS encoding NADP-dependent isocitrate dehydrogenase, with protein MREKIKMTNPIVELDGDEMTRIIWQMIKQMLIEPFVDLNTEYYDLGLKNRDLTDDQVTIDAAYAIKKHKVGVKCATITPNAQRVEEYKLKKMWKSPNGTIRAILDGTVFRTPILVKGIKPLVKSWTKPITIARHAYGDVYKDVEYRLEKAAKAELVVTYKDGDVERQTIHEFDGPGILIGMHNLDKSIKSFAKACFNYALSQKQDLWFATKDTISKIYDHTFKDIFNDMYENEYKDKFNEAGIEYFYTLIDDAVARVIRSEGGMIWALKNYDGDVMSDMVATAFGSLAMMTSVLVSPEGDFEYEAAHGTVTRHYYKYLKGEETSTNPIATIFAWTGALKKRGELDNNRHLVKFAEKLEEASLKTIEGGIMTKDLVAISDLPNKKSVNTKEFLNEIKNNLEKLI; from the coding sequence ATGAGGGAAAAAATAAAAATGACAAATCCCATTGTGGAGCTAGATGGCGACGAGATGACCAGAATTATCTGGCAGATGATCAAACAAATGCTGATAGAGCCTTTTGTTGACCTGAACACTGAATACTACGACCTTGGTCTAAAAAATAGAGATCTAACAGATGATCAGGTAACTATTGATGCTGCATATGCAATAAAAAAGCATAAAGTCGGTGTTAAATGCGCAACAATAACACCAAATGCTCAGCGAGTAGAAGAATATAAATTAAAAAAGATGTGGAAAAGCCCTAACGGGACCATAAGAGCCATACTAGACGGAACTGTTTTTAGAACTCCTATACTTGTAAAAGGAATAAAACCTCTGGTTAAAAGTTGGACAAAGCCTATAACAATTGCCCGTCATGCTTACGGAGATGTATACAAAGACGTAGAATACAGGCTTGAAAAGGCTGCAAAAGCTGAACTCGTTGTAACTTACAAAGATGGTGACGTAGAAAGGCAGACTATTCACGAATTCGATGGTCCGGGCATTCTAATTGGAATGCACAACCTAGATAAATCAATAAAAAGTTTTGCAAAAGCATGTTTTAACTATGCATTAAGCCAAAAACAGGACTTATGGTTTGCAACTAAAGATACCATATCAAAGATATACGACCATACATTTAAGGACATATTCAATGATATGTATGAAAATGAATATAAAGATAAATTTAATGAAGCAGGTATTGAATATTTTTACACACTTATAGATGACGCAGTTGCACGCGTAATAAGATCTGAAGGCGGAATGATATGGGCCTTAAAGAACTACGACGGCGATGTAATGTCCGACATGGTGGCAACAGCCTTTGGAAGCCTAGCTATGATGACTTCAGTATTAGTATCTCCTGAGGGAGATTTTGAATATGAAGCCGCTCACGGCACAGTGACACGTCATTACTATAAATATCTAAAAGGCGAGGAAACATCTACTAATCCAATTGCTACTATATTTGCTTGGACAGGCGCCTTGAAAAAACGCGGAGAATTAGACAATAATAGGCACCTTGTGAAATTTGCCGAAAAATTAGAAGAAGCATCATTAAAAACTATAGAAGGCGGCATAATGACAAAAGACCTAGTTGCAATTTCTGATCTCCCAAATAAAAAATCGGTAAACACAAAAGAATTTTTGAACGAAATTAAAAACAATCTGGAAAAACTAATATAA
- a CDS encoding DUF4914 family protein: MENDILDYFILPDDVLEILKSGKEIIIPESREELLNLTMGGGENDTFEVSYDVPGRGKVVEATVARCKNGFAINYPEPYMRRREPNCMVIADDKDTDKVRYKDRFGEDFEPLRVKTFQWLKEQDLIVMPFMAGDESLGYASLVIAPKNAGFFVLALADIQGFIPKDKINKEFKPLSIIFVAPPFRHTHFGGKQVVVHNRLENMQELFSYNLYPGPSAKKGVYSVLLDIGEREGWITAHASTVRVITPYDNIMTIMHEGASGGGKSEMTEQLPRELDGRIHFGTNIVTKEKFYMELKENSELQPVTDDMALCHPIYQDTNKKLVVKDAENGWFIRLDHVTEYGSSPDLEKLCIHPKEPLLFLNIDGVPNSTCLIWEHIEDSPGKPCTNPRVIMPRGFISNTVDEAVEVDIRSFGVRTPPCTKENPSYGILGLLHVLPPSIAWLWRLVAPRGYANPSIIDTEGLSSEGVGSYWPFATGKMVRHANLILDQIQNTPATRYVLIPNQHIGAYKVGFMPQWIAREYLSRRGGAKFRPDQLTKSKCPLLGYSLESLKIDGEFMPKHFLQVYLQPEVGEEAFQRGAKILTDFFKQELKKYLTPDLSQLGKKIIECCLDDGTLDDYINLL; the protein is encoded by the coding sequence ATGGAAAATGATATTTTAGATTATTTCATATTGCCTGATGATGTCCTAGAAATTTTAAAAAGTGGGAAAGAGATAATTATTCCTGAAAGCAGAGAAGAACTGTTAAACTTGACTATGGGTGGCGGCGAGAACGATACATTTGAGGTATCATACGATGTGCCTGGACGAGGAAAAGTTGTTGAAGCGACTGTAGCAAGATGCAAAAATGGTTTTGCTATAAATTATCCTGAACCTTATATGAGGCGCCGGGAACCAAACTGCATGGTGATAGCCGATGATAAAGACACTGATAAGGTTAGATATAAAGACAGATTTGGTGAAGATTTTGAGCCTTTAAGGGTAAAGACATTTCAATGGCTGAAAGAGCAAGACTTAATTGTGATGCCATTTATGGCTGGCGATGAAAGCTTGGGATATGCTTCATTGGTTATTGCACCAAAAAATGCTGGTTTTTTTGTCCTTGCGCTTGCGGATATACAGGGATTTATACCGAAGGACAAAATAAATAAAGAATTTAAACCTCTTTCTATAATATTTGTGGCACCTCCTTTTAGACATACACACTTTGGTGGCAAGCAGGTTGTTGTTCACAACAGACTTGAAAATATGCAAGAACTTTTCTCATATAATTTGTACCCAGGTCCAAGTGCAAAAAAAGGTGTTTACAGTGTTCTCTTAGATATAGGCGAAAGGGAAGGATGGATAACAGCACATGCTTCTACGGTAAGAGTAATAACACCATATGACAATATAATGACTATTATGCATGAAGGTGCCAGTGGCGGTGGAAAGAGTGAGATGACTGAGCAACTTCCAAGGGAATTAGATGGAAGGATTCATTTTGGTACTAATATCGTAACGAAAGAGAAATTTTACATGGAGCTAAAGGAGAACAGCGAATTACAGCCTGTTACAGACGATATGGCCCTTTGCCATCCAATTTATCAAGATACAAACAAGAAATTGGTGGTTAAAGATGCAGAAAATGGTTGGTTTATACGACTGGATCATGTTACAGAGTACGGGTCAAGCCCAGATCTTGAGAAATTATGTATACATCCTAAAGAGCCATTGCTATTTTTAAATATCGATGGTGTTCCTAACTCTACATGCCTTATTTGGGAGCACATAGAAGATAGTCCGGGAAAGCCATGTACAAATCCGAGAGTTATAATGCCAAGAGGATTCATATCAAATACTGTTGATGAAGCTGTTGAAGTTGATATAAGGAGTTTTGGGGTGAGAACACCGCCATGTACTAAGGAAAATCCATCATATGGCATATTGGGATTACTGCACGTACTTCCACCATCTATTGCTTGGCTTTGGAGACTTGTAGCGCCAAGAGGGTATGCAAATCCAAGCATAATAGATACAGAAGGCTTAAGCAGTGAAGGTGTTGGCTCATATTGGCCATTTGCTACTGGAAAGATGGTTCGGCATGCCAATCTAATATTAGATCAGATTCAAAATACACCTGCTACAAGATATGTGTTAATACCAAATCAGCATATTGGAGCGTATAAAGTTGGATTTATGCCACAGTGGATTGCTAGAGAATATTTATCGAGGCGCGGCGGTGCGAAATTCAGACCGGATCAATTGACAAAGTCTAAATGCCCTCTTTTGGGATATTCATTAGAATCATTGAAGATAGATGGAGAATTTATGCCAAAGCACTTCCTGCAGGTTTATTTACAGCCTGAGGTAGGTGAAGAGGCATTCCAGAGAGGTGCAAAGATATTAACTGATTTCTTCAAACAGGAGCTTAAAAAATATCTTACACCAGATCTGTCACAGCTTGGAAAGAAGATAATAGAGTGCTGCCTTGATGACGGAACGCTTGACGATTATATAAATCTCTTATAA
- a CDS encoding transposase gives MIKQLHFSDFIDDFHKFVVVQKPQLLELLDQYINICELIPVNWYFHYNKATGRPHDNSLDSIVSTLLLQKLLSIPTIDLLITFLSFSKELRDFCGLNTVPDASFYSRFKQDYCDDIEAFFHKLVDITEPICQEIGQALEKELGINPAEVYIMDTTGIECYVKENNPKFFNALVKKLQYFNKDKSKEDIYKMAYNQMPKTASVDPNIKLQYINGTFCYAHKTIVVSNALGILRHMDFCDYQPDFNDYTDSSEPASPEEVKLTWDGKLLIPAMENFFERHRNFNIYAMTADSGFDDVPNYKYLFENHGILPVIALNPRNTRKNFGKPGINEDGIPTCPKDPSLPMKWDGSCKGKNRSFRNKFICPKTEKLPGGKYVCSCEDKCTTSDCGRMFYTYPKDNYRVHTPIPRDTEQWNQIADFRHIIEQVISRLKLPLQLGNLQARDRKTIKADFFMAGAAHLITVLLAYRMGAIDKIRSVKSIAA, from the coding sequence ATGATAAAGCAACTTCATTTTTCTGATTTTATTGATGATTTTCATAAATTTGTTGTTGTTCAAAAACCTCAGTTGCTTGAGCTTCTTGACCAGTATATTAATATTTGTGAGTTAATCCCTGTAAATTGGTATTTTCACTATAATAAAGCTACTGGTCGCCCTCATGATAATTCTCTCGATTCAATTGTTTCAACCTTACTGTTGCAAAAGTTACTTTCTATACCAACTATTGATTTACTTATTACTTTTTTGTCATTTTCAAAAGAACTCCGTGATTTTTGTGGGCTTAATACTGTTCCTGATGCTTCTTTTTACTCAAGGTTCAAACAGGATTACTGTGATGACATTGAAGCCTTCTTTCATAAGTTAGTCGATATTACTGAACCTATTTGTCAGGAAATTGGCCAAGCCCTTGAAAAAGAATTAGGCATCAATCCTGCTGAAGTTTATATTATGGATACTACTGGTATTGAATGCTATGTTAAGGAAAACAACCCCAAATTCTTTAATGCTCTTGTTAAAAAGCTTCAATACTTTAACAAGGACAAGTCAAAAGAAGACATCTATAAAATGGCCTATAATCAAATGCCTAAAACTGCTTCTGTTGACCCTAATATTAAATTGCAATATATCAATGGTACTTTCTGTTATGCCCACAAAACTATAGTTGTGTCTAATGCCCTCGGCATTTTAAGACATATGGACTTTTGCGATTACCAGCCGGATTTTAATGATTATACTGATAGCTCTGAGCCCGCATCCCCTGAAGAAGTTAAACTTACATGGGATGGAAAACTGCTTATACCTGCTATGGAGAATTTTTTTGAGCGTCATCGTAACTTTAATATTTATGCTATGACTGCTGATTCTGGCTTCGATGATGTCCCAAACTATAAATATCTCTTTGAGAATCATGGCATTCTGCCTGTCATTGCTCTTAATCCTAGAAATACCAGAAAAAATTTCGGCAAGCCAGGAATTAATGAAGATGGTATTCCTACATGCCCAAAGGACCCATCTCTTCCAATGAAATGGGATGGCTCTTGTAAAGGTAAAAACCGTTCCTTTAGGAACAAGTTTATTTGCCCTAAAACTGAAAAGTTACCTGGTGGCAAATATGTTTGTTCCTGCGAGGATAAATGTACAACTTCCGATTGTGGCAGAATGTTTTATACATATCCCAAAGATAATTATAGAGTTCATACCCCTATTCCTAGAGATACAGAGCAATGGAATCAAATAGCTGATTTTCGACATATCATTGAGCAGGTTATCTCTAGGCTCAAACTTCCCCTGCAGCTTGGTAATCTCCAGGCTAGAGACCGCAAAACCATCAAGGCAGATTTCTTCATGGCTGGTGCTGCGCATCTTATTACTGTTTTACTAGCATACCGTATGGGAGCTATAGATAAAATTCGTTCTGTTAAGTCTATAGCTGCTTAA